The region TCTCTAACAATTCCGTATATTGTATTCAAATCACCACTCAACTCTACCGCATAATCTTCATTTcttcttttattatttatattttttgatattttttgttcCTTTCCATGTTGGTTGTTAGTGTTATTTACTGTGTATGACGTGCTTGTGCTCGATATACTTTCGCAGCACGAGCTGTCGGACTCTTCCGAGCCCTTCGACGATCTCAATTTATCtgatttataatataattttgttttctcAAGGGCAGACTCTCTAGTTTTCCCCTTTGGCCGATTTTTACATTTTGTTTcaatcatttttactaaaattaactgATTCTGTTgagatttattttaatttttagattaCATGTCACCTTTAGAGTCACGATTAAGAACCATTATGATATTTTTCTTTCATGTTTCTCGTACTTGCCagattaattaaaatttaactaGTCTGGTTTAAACATTTGTAGATACCTATATCTATAATCATGTCTCATCGTCCTTCCAGGTGTTTAACCAAGATTGATTCATCCATACACACCTTACTCTCTAAATATCCATAAACACTATggaaatttatatttttcatagATTCAGTTGAAATTTGTGTGCAAATATGCGCCATTTTTGTAGAATCCTACCGTTCTATCTCAAAAAACGGTGCACAATATTTGTTGATACTTAGATGCAGAATAACCACAAATAATCGCACATATAGAGATATAAAACACACTTATTCatctttaaatatttcagatcattttaaaaaatttcCTTTAAAGATTCTACGTCTTCGGCTCATTTAGTGAACTCGGTCATATACATGGACTTAGATTCCTTATtttcttacacatttttatccttCCTCAACAAACAAATTTCAATAACAtccttttaattatataccTACTTGATCTCGgttaaaaatcaaatatttaatataattatcgACTGTAACATGTTCCAACAAAGatacaattaaaataccattAAAATTATCCAATCTactagtatatataaaattcaaaATACATGTATTAATGtctgtattttttacaatattttataatctAGATTGAACAATAACTGCACCAATACTGTAATATAAACAGCCATTacgtattttttaaaaatcttcatttattttatatgcgattatataaacaaaacattaaatgtttatgatttatgtattttatttatatattagaTTAATTACGCAGTACTCACATTTGCGGGGATTCGAccaattataaaaacaaatattggATAGGATCAGAAAACATTACTGAGTACAATTCAAACTAAAATTGATAGTTTCAACatcaattaaataaaatctATTATTACTGTGTGAGTTCTATTacttttatataataaatattgtgtATGACATTGGCTCTTATAAACAGCTATTAAACAGGGGAACCactaatatacacacacatgaaataaaaagtaagtttagttaattttttaataaatatttaatacagagatttacttttattgtatttttttctttcttgTAGTGCTGCCTTTTCTCGCAATcatttattacacatatatacttatttatgggctgtattataaattatattagtaacctttaacatattttaaattaggTTTCAGTTGTATTAATGTAATTGTACCTTTtcaatcatatttttttttgaCATGAAAATGACTAACAGTACTATCGCAACCGCTGGCGCCTGTCTCACTCTCTTCGTAGGATTCGCAATCATTTTTTCCAACGTTTCCGACGAAATACCAGGGTCGCCAGTTAAACTGCCCGTTACAATAACGAAAACTAAGTTATCCCTCACAGCCTTGTTTCTtaagattaaaattttcttCATGTCCGTAAACAGGATGGTTTACTACCCTACCTACAAGGGGTTTCAAAAGCAGCTTACAGCTCGTTGTAAGGTCATGAGCGATACCGATTCAGTCACCGTCAAGGTCAAGACAATTTACTTTGTTCGACACGGGCAGTCAATTTTTAACGATTTGACCGTGAACAAGAACGTTTTCGTGATTTTGTTTAAGACGATTCGTCTTATTCTATTTGAAACTTTCCTTTTGTTCACCAACGATGTTTTAACATATGACTCTCCCCTCAGCTCAGAGGGTATTTCTCAAGCCATGAATGCAGCTCAATTCTTATCTTCTCACAAAAATCAAAATGATCCAGATATAGCATTACTGAACGGGAAATCGACTGTTCcttctgttttattttcatcatttttGAGGTTAGTTTCTAGTTAGTGTACACTATGTTGCACTCCATTTTCGGCACTCACGCTGATATTTATAGGCGTTCTCAAGGCACGACAGCGCTGCTTTTTCAATCACGTTTAACCAGCAACGACGAGAACATATATGTCACTCATGAGCTCGATGTGAGTTTTGCCACACTAATTACTTGACAATCTTGAATATCTATTTACACCTTACTGGTTCAGGATACCCTATTCACTTTAAGTTACTTTATGTTATGCCCTTTGtgttaactttatttttaggaGGTTGTTAGGAATCCAGACTGTGTTTCCATGCACACTGTATTTAAGTCAATTACCTTTCCACTATTGGAGCAGCTTTTTTCTCCACAGTCCTACTACAGATACTTGCGTCTGAGGATGGTGGAAAACGACCCTTATATGATTAAGACTCCCTACGTGAAGGTTATTAAATTCTTTGACAGAATCTTCCACAAGTTCGACGAGGACGTTATCATTGCAGTTGGCCATTCAAGGTGGATCCGATTTGCCATGAGGGTCTTTTTCCCGCCGGTATTTTATCAACTAAATCTGCGCAGTTACCTATACACTTATTGAGCTATTTAGccataattttttaaccaaCTTAATTCTATAATTTTACCCTTTTTAGAATTCAGTGGATTTGGacgttttaaataaaaagttgaCCAATGTTGGTATTATCAAGTTTGATGTACATTTGAAGAAGGTATTTGCCgtattttatactttatcCACCTTAGTTAGAAGAGACTATTTACGCTTTCTTACCTTAGCTGCTCCTCAACTTTTCTAAatcttattttacagaacATTGCTGGTGAACACTCGTACACTTTTGACCCTAAGTCCTTCAGGATTATCTATGggtcatttaaataaacaccCGCCCTAACTAATGTACtttaacatacacacacaagGACGTATATGCGCTTGcgattaaattaaaattgctCTAATGAGTAGTGTTTTATTCCGTTTTCCTTTAACTTCTCCATCAGTTTTACTCTGTCCTCGCTCAACATGTTACCTCTCCTCTCACACAGCCCATCCAGTAATTCGTATATGAATTCATCCGGCTCCCTATCGCACCTACATCAACTTATTACTCACAGTAACATACTTTTTATAAAGATTTATCAACTCCACTACTATGTTAGGGTTATAGAGGCATCTTTTATGGTCTCTTAATTTGGGTAGCAACTGATTGGCACTGTCGCTATTCCTAAGAATACGTTAAGTTGAAAATACCAGattaacacacacaaacaaatacaaatacaaacacacatacaaatacaaacatacaTCAATATCTATTTAACTGTTTTGTTATTAGCATTTGAGTACCTGTTTGCAAATCTGATCAGTAACAGGATTTGATCTGAGTTCAATTTGGCTATCTGGTCTGACAACGAGTTGAAACACCCGtctaatttttgtttcGGCACACAATCAACGTAACTGCTGTCGCCATAATCCTGATAAATTTGTCTACGGTTCAACAAACTTACCAGTAAATTTGCCAAATCGAGTACATCTGTCCATTCCATGTTCCAACACGCCTTTACTACTGTATCCTTAACGTATTCAAGGTGCTCctgatttaatataattggCTCATATCCACTCAAAGCCTCTTAACTATTCACATCTCCCATTATAGTATACTTTGACATGTTATGTGCTTACCAGGTCAATTCTTGTATTCGATAAACTTGTGTACAGTTCCATGATTTCCTGGTTCTTCAAATTACACAACCTGTCTGCCGTTCCTTCAAGCAACTTGAGCTAAacgtttatttttactccttagtgtttatatgtgttttacTCAAGATTTATCAACTTTACTCAACCATTTTACTTAAGTAACTTTTGAAAAATCGCATACGCGTCTGTGCTTAAATATCTGTATTCCTTTACCTCGTGTGGATTCAATTCCTTATTTGTGTTCAGAGTTCCTACCATCACTTGAAATGACAGtgtatcatttttaaccaAGTCTTCAAACCTCTTCATGACTTCTAAAtcgtttttatttatttctcaCTCATTTCGTTATCTACTGAGTTACcttttttaaacacaccAATGATCTTCAGTGCACTTGCAATTAGGTTTTTACTTGTTACTGGTGTTCCTTTTTTACTTGTGCCTACCACCAGCTTACTCAACTCGTATATGTACCGACACTGTTCCTCAAAGGTTGCGTCATGGATATTTTCATCTATCCTATGAATCAATTAACTCCAATCCTCCACTACCTTCTCATTGTCGAGTGCAACAGTTCATCGTTTTTAAACCTGTACGTTTCCACTGCGTTTAAAAACACTAAAGTGAAGTAGTGGCTGTGTTCTTTTAGCGACTCCAATATGTTACAAGCCTCTTGGTACAGTTTCGTGACCCATAGGACTCCAACCTTATTGTGGAGTCTACAGCAACTGTCCAAGCCATCAAACACCAGCGTCTTATCCACTATACTCAAGTCACTCACTTCAATCGCTTCTCCTAATcgttattatataattgagTCACTTCGCCTCCaaattgtgtttattgCCAATACTAAAAATTGCTTAACTCCGCTAACCTATTGGTATTATACAGTTTTGCGGTGGGTTTTCTACGTTTTTCAGACATGCTAAGAACCTCAAACACTCATCCACGTTAAGGTTTCCGGTTATGCACAGATTTTCCGAGTGTCTTATCACGTATCCGAATGTCCTACACTCAATCAAGTTTGTGTGTAACTTACTTTTCGTGATAGAACTGTGGGTTATTCATTGCCAATATTACGTTTGAGCATTCCTCCAGGCCAAACTCGTTAAGCAAGGCCAGTATCCTTCCTATATAAGTGGCCACGAATTTATAGTCGTAGTGGCAGCTCAGCGAGAAGTACAGGAACAAAATCGAGAGGAGGTACGGGTCCAGCGACATCGATATTTTCAACGCCTGCCCCGTTAGCTTATTCCATATATCGATGTCGCTTATATTCTTTTCTATGCATCTATAAACTACCTAAACGGCCGTGACATTCAACACACCAACCATGGACAGTGTCGGTCCGTCCATAAAATGTGCATATAGTGATCCGCCGTGCTTCGTGATATTCGATACATCTGGGAATCCCATGAAAGTATCCGGTTTAAGTCCCTTTTTTGGAAGATTCCACCACTCCTTTTCTGGGTGAAGGCGTCCCAGATTATACGGCTCCACGAGGGGCCTCGGTGTTTTAAACAACGGATTTTGCTTACTCCATGTCTTTTTAGCTAAAAATAGATGATTAAACTTGTCAGAAAATggattattaaaaaatctaTGGAAGGCTGTTCTACTGGGTGTTGACGTACTAGGTGGATTGTAGAATCTTTTAAATGTCACAATTGAATCTAGATtcactattttacatttgatagtatacattataaaatactttTTTCTAAAAGTCGATCAACTATATTAAGcattatatatatcatcgcacataatttttaactcaaaaattatacagataaattaaatagatgatataaaattgaaatttgCACAATTGCAAGAGGTCACAGAAAATCAAGGCTAAATACTtgagttaaaatatttaaagtgATTCTATATTGGGTCAAAGGACTACACTGTTACTGTTTGCTAGCACATTTCAGAAATTTGctgaaatataaaaataacagtCAAATAAAGTCTGTCTTggaaatttatattaaaattggtGGTTTGGATTTTGAGAAAGGTTGGATATTTTTTGGCTGGTTTGAGTAAGACAAttcattatataaataagagGGGCAAGCTACAAAAACGATAGGGTCCATCAGATATAGTGAATTGACTATTTTTACGCCGGCTAGATTTTAATGTgtgaatttattaaactgGTGTGTagaaatttatttaatgggGTGCTTTGTCCATCGGAGGCATAAATTCAACAGTTTGCAGCtcttattaattttattccgtgtaactatttaaaatagtagTTATCCCGGTAACGTTTTCGCGACTGTTACCCACTCATaactttttgttttttaaaccGGTATGTAACTTTATGCAATATTCGCCTAAGCTTGCATACTCTCACtgatgttatttttgttacacattttgggccaaaaaaattattagatTTCCCCGTACTCatttttaagttatttttcCTTTAGAGATGTTGGAGACTGAGTCTATGAACAATTACGCCTACACGGAGGCTCCCGGTGTTAACTTTTTCGACACTGAGAACCTCAAGTGTTTGAAGGCCCCTTTGACTTCCCCCGCCTTTAACAACTTTTCCAGTCATATGGAAACTGGCGCCGCACGTCTTGAGGAGACTttggagctgctgaacttGCGTTACCAGactcttttttttcttgcCTCGGCTGCCCTTGTGACCAGCTCCGTCTTCTCAGTCACCAAGACTCTCGGACTTTCCACCTTACCTGGACTGCTTCTTTCAACGTTCTTACTGTAAGTTTTCACGCTCCGCACTTACGCATTTTTAGCACCAATGCTCTGCTCGTCATGGTTTTGGACATTCCCGGCACTCCGAGGTGGGCCGGCAAGTACCGCAGACACATTAGGAAGAACATGAGATTTTTGACTAGGCTGACTGGCAAGTCTTTGTGGCTGGCCGTTTTGGGTGCCGCCAATATGGTCACTCTCAAGTCCAACAAGAAAGTTGGCGCTCTTCGCTTCTTGTTCGGCACCCTGACTTCGCTTTTCGTTTTCGGGGTGGCCGCGACTGGATTCGcaattgtatttttttcctcttcacttttacttttaggCTGTAAGGAAGAGTTTCAGGTTAGAGAAGGCCAAGACCGTTGTTAAGGAGGCATCCAAGGGTGCCTACATTGATGTTTTCAGAAAATATGCTTTGGCAGACCCAGAACATGGAATGCAATTTGGTATTACACCtacttattttcatttcttTAATTTGGCAgttatttatcaattatcCTTTTCATTCACCTAGCTACTTACCCACTCGCTCACTCTCACTATTTTTTTAGAGGAATTTAATAGGCTCTGCTCAGACTACACTTCTGGCAGGCTACAGTTTGACATTGTTGACctttacattattttcaaCGTTCTTGACGAACATCAGAAGTGTGCCGTCAACGAGCGTGAGTTCTACGAATGGCTTGCAGGCTCCCTTGTATTTCTTTGAAGCCCTCTCAAATGTAACATATTCAATTTACTACTGTCACGTACGCGCACATGCTTACTTATTATTCTgtacttattttacacttggCTACGTCACGTACGACGCTGCCAACTGTTCGTCTCCACCTGCGATCTCCAGGAGTTCTCTGGCGTATTCCGGGGTTATATTGAGCGTCTCACTCAGCCTAGAAAGGTTATTAAATGAACTATACCGTACTAACACATACGCACGGAGATACAACTACAACCACACACAAccatttataaacaatgcacatatatatacacaatcaCTGCAAACACACCTTCGAGCCTTGTCGTCAATGGCGCTGCTTTGAAGAGAGTCAGGGTTGGCGCTAATTGCAGTATTAGCGTATCCTGTGGGCGTCGTTGGTGCTGCAGGCGCTGGGTTTCTTGCCGAGCTACTTTTGGACTGGGGTCCTTCAGCTGACTCTCTTCTTGCTGTGTGACTCACGAAGCTTCCCACTTCCGCCTCCGACATGAAAGGCACGTTGACGTCGTTTATGCCCAGGTagttcttcttcaggtttATGTCGCACGTATACCTCCGAAGCACGTCCAGGCCCAGTATAAATTCCAAGGACGCTTCCTCTATCACTATGAACGATACTGGGATGAACACTGTTCCTATCTTCATGTCTGCCAGGTGTATTTTCCCCAGGGTCTTCATCGTTCCCACTCCCCTAATTCACATATCACCGCTGTCAATGGTTCATCTGCTTACACTGCAACCGATTTAAATCTTTCGTCCACCAGTCTCAGGAGATTACATCTGGAGGCGCATTCCTTGCTCATTATTGTGCTCTGTAGCATTGTCTACACCGACGCTGAAAGGACGCGCGCACACACTCATACACACACTCACATACGTATACGCATCACCGAtgtttatctatttatctCACCTGGGCGCCCGTGTCCACCAGTGCCTTCATCACTACATTGTTGATTTCCACTTTAACGTACAACATGTTTATCTTGCCTATAACGACTCATTTAGGTACACTGCTGCGCTGTGTTAAGTATCTCTACTTGTTCTTATTTCTTACCGAATGATTCTGGCAAATAGTTCTGTGCTGATATCAGGTTGTCGTTTATTCTGTTCATTTCAATCTCCTTGTGTATTAGGCTCTGCGACTCCGGGTTCAGTGGGTCCAGGTATGCCTTCATCAGTTTCTTTCTGTggtccagctccttctacgcgtttttgtttattatgtcGACATCATCTCACCTTTTTCACCTCCTcgtactccttcttcactaTCCTATacacttcttcttcgttatTCGCCTGCAGCGCTTTGTACATTGGTTCGTTGTGCAGTTTCAGCGTGTTCAGAAACGTCGACCCTGGCTTAAACTCCTGCATTATCTCCCTCGCTCTTTGCCTCAATGCCTCTTCTACGCCCATTTACTTCAACTTCTCTCTATCTTACCTGGTACTTTGTCATAATCTGACGCCAAGAGAGACGATATGTCGAACCCTGGGCGCTCCGACTTCACCAGCAACACATCTCCACTTTTTATTCCCGAATCCGATATACTCTTATAATTTCCTTTCAACATGTTCCCATCCAGGTACAATCTTTGATTTTCCACCGGTATGTTCAAATTATCTTTGATCAACTCGTTCAATTTCTGGAAATTCCAATCATTTTCGACGTAAAGTGTGAAAAGTTGCCCATCTAAGCCgcaaattaattattttatatctattttcCTACCTTCTGATGCAACTTGTATGATAAGCATTTTGCTTttcaattaaatattataatatctCTCAATTTTTACGTGTACTTGTCGCCTATCAGGTTACTACTCACATAGGCCTAAACTCTTCTGtttaattacacatatgCCAAAAACTCTATGTATAACtatattccattttatacattcattataaacattatttgcttatataaatgtaatatatcaaattaaactcatatttacttaataaCTCTTAATCCCAtcctttttataaatacttCCTTAAAAAAAACCAAATATCATTCCTTCTTCTACTTTGGTGCGTAGAAGAACCAGTGCCTTGCGAAGACTGTTAGGTTTGGCATCAGCACGAACACTGGCAGTGCGAATGCTAGCAACTGCGACGGTTTCGGCATGAATAATATGTCTGTGCCTGGCATTTTGTTTGAGCATTGGTCTCCGAATGTCGTCGCTGGCATCAGTGACTTCACGTCCAGCGTGCTCGTGCATCCGCCGTTTCCATCGAACAGTCCCGACGACTCCGTCGATAGTGGCAGTGTTGACAACTTCCTCGAGAATGCCAcgtgtttattaaatcttGGTCTAGTTAGTGTGTTTCCTCTGactttttcatcttctatGTGTAAATCTGCGTTGTACACCATGTCCCTCAGGAACGGTGCCGTGTATGGCCTCTTAGACCACCCAAAAGTCATACTTAATTATCAATCAAAGTTAAATATCTTACGTAAAACGTATTTATTGCTTCTACCTTCTATATTCGGGTTTTTACAGTTATAGATTCTATTTAATAGACCATGTAATATGAACAGTCCTTAACTTGAAAAACACCCTCTGACTGTATCGAATACACAAAAGTTCCAACaatcaatattatatatagtttaaaatCAACCATCTATTGCAAATTtgatttactttttatgaATACAACGCCCCTACCCCCATGTACACAGTCTTACTACCTAAATTCACCTTTGTttactattaaataaaaccaCATTATGTATTAAGACCATTTACACTTCATCCATATCATATTTcgtatatgtgtaatcTATACTACATTTTTTGCTTAGTAATTCAAAATCATCTGATAATCACAccaaataatttactagACCAGGATTCTTCCTGTTTTAGCACTCCACTCCATACACATCACTTTGCTTCATCGTTTGAGGAGACAAGACTGCTTTTCTAAAGAAAACGTGCATCCCTTTCCCATTTAATCCTACTACTGCTTTCTAATTCTAACCTTATTCTGTTGAGGTACACTATCTTCTGCTTATCGTCCACTACACATTCCTATTTGTTTCTTAAAATACCTAGTTGCGCCCATTCCTGGTATGGTATGTGGACCACTTTCCACCCCGCGCTCGTCAAGATCTAAATTCCCTATCAACTCCCTCGCTAACCTCGTGTTTTAATATCGACTTTATGTTCCTCATGAGTGTTTCCGTGTAAAAGTGGCTCGGCCCGTCGTATTCTATTGCCACCTTCTCCTTTGACTCCGGGACCACGTCGATTAGGTACGGCCCGAACTGcacttcatttttatgCACAATGCCCATCTGAACCTCTTTGACGTTTACAAACTCACCATGTTTAGGTAGTACGATATTTGCTTATGGTTCGAGGACGACGTCAGGATGTACTCAGCCAAACTGAACTCCACTGCGTGCGCCTTCTCCAGAATCTCCACTGCCTTTTTTGACATTTTCTTGTAGTTTTCAGGCTTCTAATTATGAATGCGTTTTACTCATGGTTGATCCCTTACCATGTTTTTAAGGTACAGGTGTACTGTCTTCAGCTTAAATATTGTCGCCACATCCAACTTATTGCCCAGCAGTGCCAACAGGTGGTCCAGTGTGTTGTACACGTGGTCTGGAATCACATACAATCCTCTTTCTCCCTCCTTTGACGTCGGTGACATCGCTAAACTCTTTTCTATTTCTTTGTTTAAACATTCTAGGTGCGTTATTGTGTACACTATTCCTATTGCTATTTCTGCCACTTCCACTTCGTTAAACTCGTGCTGATGCGCCGATATCTTCTCCACCAACTTGAACATCAAGTCCTAAACGGTCGAATGAATTAAACTGGGCCACACACCGTATCTGACACTCTCAACTGTGCCAAACTGCTGAATATTAtgtgcagctgctgcttcGTTAGTGCGTTCAGGTTATAATTTATGCACACtgccagcttcttcaggaaTGTCACGTTGCGGTACGACAACTCTACATGTGAACGTAACCCGTTTAAACCAATTTAAACACCATCTAAATACCAACTGCCTATCTAGCTTACCTGAAAGTGCTCTCGCCACACTTGCCATGTCTATTGTTGACAGGTTTGTTAGGTGTATTGCGCACCTCTTGAGCGTCTCCTTCACCAGGTGCGCGTCGTAACACTTCATTTTCGCCAGCGCCTTAAATGCGTTGATCAGAGCTGACGGTGTGAACTGATTAACTCTGTCGCTCGTTTCTTTCAAAAACTTCCTCGTCAGTCTGCTGTTCTTAATTCCCAGTTTATTAAAGGACGTCAACACTTTGGATATTGCCAGGGTGCTGAAGGTCGTCGTGTCGTCCATCTTCTCCAACACTTCTGTTATAAAGGGCACAAACCCTTCCGTCTTATTCCTCGCAATCGATACCATCAGCGACGCTATCATCTCTCCGTTCATTCCCTCCTTGTCGTTCTTAAACCTTGATTTCAGCAGTGTCGTCAGGACTGAGAATATCCTCTTATCCTTGTATCCTATTCTGCTGAACGCCTGTGTTATCTGTTCCAGGGACTTAAAGTCAAATTCGTATCTCGAATACTTCAGCCCTAATAGCTTTATCATTTCAGCTACAACAAACCTATTGTCCCTCTGTATATTACTTCGTCCGCTATTCTGTTAAACAGTATCGGCGGCGCGTAT is a window of Theileria orientalis strain Shintoku DNA, chromosome 2, complete genome DNA encoding:
- a CDS encoding uncharacterized protein (phosphoglycerate mutase domain containing protein); translated protein: MKMTNSTIATAGACLTLFVGFAIIFSNVSDEIPGSPVKLPVTITKTKLSLTALFLKIKIFFMSVNRMVYYPTYKGFQKQLTARCKVMSDTDSVTVKVKTIYFVRHGQSIFNDLTVNKNVFVILFKTIRLILFETFLLFTNDVLTYDSPLSSEGISQAMNAAQFLSSHKNQNDPDIALLNGKSTVPSVLFSSFLRRSQGTTALLFQSRLTSNDENIYVTHELDEVVRNPDCVSMHTVFKSITFPLLEQLFSPQSYYRYLRLRMVENDPYMIKTPYVKVIKFFDRIFHKFDEDVIIAVGHSRWIRFAMRVFFPPNSVDLDVLNKKLTNVGIIKFDVHLKKNIAGEHSYTFDPKSFRIIYGSFK
- a CDS encoding DNA-damage inducible protein; this translates as MNELIKDNLNIPVENQRLYLDGNMLKGNYKSISDSGIKSGDVLLVKSERPGFDISSLLASDYDKVPEEALRQRAREIMQEFKPGSTFLNTLKLHNEPMYKALQANNEEEVYRIVKKEYEEVKKKELDHRKKLMKAYLDPLNPESQSLIHKEIEMNRINDNLISAQNYLPESFGKINMLYVKVEINNVVMKALVDTGAQSTIMSKECASRCNLLRLVDERFKSVAVGVGTMKTLGKIHLADMKIGTVFIPVSFIVIEEASLEFILGLDVLRRYTCDINLKKNYLGINDVNVPFMSEAEVGSFVSHTARRENPAPAAPTTPTGYANTAISANPDSLQSSAIDDKARRLSETLNITPEYARELLEIAGGDEQLAASYVT